The region TCCGTTCACCGATGGGGGGAGAGGGCCCCCGACACGGACGATCGTACGGGCGCCGCCCGCCGGCGCGGCGGGGCCGGAAGAGGTCTCCCCAGGTCGGAACACAGGACGCACACGGCGGCCACACGGGTTCTTCACATTCCTCGTCCACTCTTCATGGCGTCCGGCACGGAGAGCCCGGCCGGACCACCCGACCGGATGGACCCCATGCGCCGATCCCTGATGCCCCGCGGAGCCTCCGTGGCCCTGCCCGCCCTGGCCGCCGCCGCGGCCCTGGCCGCGGCCACCGCCTGCTCGTCCGCTCCGGACTCCCCGGAGGAACCCTCCGGCACGTCCGGGCGGGCGGAGGAGCCCGCGGCACCCGAGGGCTCCTACATCGCCACGGCCGTCGGCGACGAGGTCGAGGTCCGCTCCGAGCCGGACGGCGGCGAGGTGGTGCACACCCTCGCCAGCCCGAACGACTTCGGCGCGGACCGCACCTTCCTCGTCCGGCAGGTCCGGGGCGACTGGCTGGAGGTGCTGCTGCCGGTGCGGCCCAACGGCTCCACCGGCTGGATCGAGGCCGACGACGTCGAACTCACCGCCACCGAGTTCCGCGTGGAGATCGACATGTCGGAGTTCTCCTTCACCGTCGTCGAGGGCGGGGAGGAGCTCCGGACCGGACCGATCGGCATCGGGACGAGCGAGACCCCGACACCGCCCGGTGAGTACTACTTCACCGAGCTGCTCCAACCCTCGGACCCCGGGGGCGCCTACGGCGCCTATGCCTTCGGGCTCAGCGGGCACTCCGACACCCTGGAGACCTTCGCGGGCGGGCCCGGACAGCTCGCGGTGCACGGCACCGACGACGAGTCGGGCCTGGGCGGCGAGGTCAGCCACGGCTGCATCCGCGTGTCCAACGACGACATCACCTGGATGGCCGAGCGCCTGCCGCTGGGAACCCCGGTCGAGATCACCGAATGACCGCTCACCGAGCGGACCCCCGAACACCCGACAGCGAGAACGACAAGAGGTCGACCATGCGAGTGAAGTCCCGGATGCTCATCGTCGCCGCCATGGCGGCGGCCTTCTTCGGCGCCGCCCCGGCGCTCGCGTCGGACGACGCCCCGGCCGAGCCGGCCGCCGTCGCCACCCCGGCCCCGACCCCCGGCGAGGGAGGCCACCCCGGCGTTCCGACCGACCCGCCCACGGAGGAGGGGAACGCGCCCGCCGACCCGAGCGACCCGGCCCCCGCGCCCCCCGAGGCGCCGCAGGAGGACCCGTGGGACCCCGACACCCCCAGCGCCGCCCCGGCCCCGCCCATCGCGGATGACCCCAACTACACCGGCTGACCCCCGGGTCCGCGGCCCCCGGGCGGGCCGCGGACCGGGAACGGTGCCGCGTCGGGTAATCCTCTGAGCATGGAGAACACCGACGCCCACATCCGGGTCCGCGGCGCGCGGGTGCACAACCTGCGCGCCGTGGACGTTTCCCTGCCCCGCGACGCGCTCGTCGCGTTCACCGGGGTGTCCGGGTCCGGCAAGTCCTCGATCGCGTTCGGCACCCTGTACGCCGAGGCCCAGCACCGCTACCTGGAGTCGGTCGCGCCGTACGCGCGCCGCCTCCTCCAGCAGCTGCCCGCGCCGGACGTCGACGGCATCACCGGGCTGCCGCCCGCGGTGGCCCTGGCCCAGGCCCGTTCGGTCCCCTCGGGGCGGTCCACGGTGGGCACCCTGACCGCGGTCTCCAATTCACTGCGCATGCTCTTCTCCCGGGCGGGGACCTACCCGCCCGGGGCCGAACATCTGGATTCCGACTCCTTCTCCCCCAACACCGCGGTCGGCGCCTGCCCCGTCTGCCACGGGGAGGGCGTGGAGTACGAGGTCACCGAGGGGTCGCTGGTCCCCGACCCGTCCCTGAGCATCGCCGACGGCGCCATCGCGTCCTGGCCCGGCGCCTGGCAGGGCAAGAACCTGCGCGACATCCTCGACACCCTCGGGTACGACGTCCACCGCCCCTGGCGCGAGCTCCCGCGCGAGGAGCGCGAATGGATCCTGTTCACCGACGAACAGCCGGTGGTCACCGTGCACCCCGTCCGGGAGGCGGGCCGGGTGCAGCGCCCCTACCAGGGCACCTACAGCAGCGCCCGGCGGCTGGTCCTCAAGGCGTACGCGTCCTCGGCCAGCGAGGCCCGCAGGGAGCGCGCCCGGTCCTTCATGGACGAGCGGGCCTGCCGCGGGTGCGACGGGCGGCGGCTCAACGCCGCCGCGCTGCGCGTGACCTTCGCGGGCCGGAGCATCGACGAGCTGGCCCGGATGCCGCTCTCCGCGCTGGCCGACCTGCTCGCCCCCTGGCACGACGACCCCGGCCCCGCGGGCGCCCTCGTCCAGGACATCACCGCCCGCGTCGGGGTCCTGGTGGAGCTGGGCCTGGGCTACCTGGGCACCGCCCGCCCCGCCCCCACCCTCTCCACCGGGGAACTCCAGCGCATCCGGCTGGCCACGCAGGTGCGCACCGCCCTGTTCGGGGTGGTGTACGTGCTGGACGAGCCGTCGGCCGGGCTGCACCCGGCGGACTGCGAGGCCCTGTCGGGCATCCTGCGGCGGCTGCGCGACGGCGGCAACACCGTGTGCTTCGTGGAGCACGACATGGACATCGTGCGGGGAGCCGACTGGGTCGTGGACGTGGGGCCCGGGGCGGGGGCCGACGGCGGCCGGGTGCTCTACAGCGGCCCGGTGCCCGGACTGGCGGAGGTCGGGGAGTCGGTGACCCGCCGCTACCTCTTCGATCCCCCCGTCCCCGAACGGATCGGCCGCACCCCCTCCGGGACCCTGGAGCTGCGCGGGATCGACCGCAACAACCTGCGCGGGCTCGACGTCGACGTGCCGCTGGGAGTGTTCACCGCCGTCACCGGTGTGTCCGGCTCGGGCAAGTCCACCCTGCTCGGCGCGATCGGGGAGCACGCCGCCGCACGCGGACGGGCGGTGTGGGTGGACCAGAAGCCCATCGGCCGCACCCCGCGCTCCAACCCGGCCACCTACACGGGGCTGTTCGACACGGTGCGCAGGCTGTTCGCCGGTACCGACGAGGCGAAGGCGCTCGGGTACGGGCCCGGGCGGTTCTCCTTCAACGTGCCCGAGGGGCGGTGCCCCACCTGCGAGGGCGAGGGGTTCGTGTCCGTGGAGCTGCTGTTCCTGCCCAGCACCTACGCCCCCTGCCCCGACTGCGGGGGCGCCCGCTACAACCCCGACACCCTGCGGGTGGCCTACCGGGGGCTCACCGTCGCCCAGGTCCTGGACCTGTCGGTGGACGAGGCGCTGGAGTTCTTCGCCCGGGTGCCCTCCGTGGCGCGCTCGCTGGACACCCTGAGCGCGGTCGGCCTGGGCTACCTGCGGCTGGGCCAGCCCGCCACCGAGCTGTCCGGCGGGGAGGCGCAGCGGATCAAGCTCGCCGCCGAACTCCAGCGCCGCACCGTCGCCGACACCGTCTACCTGCTGGACGAGCCCACCACCGGACTGCACCCCCACGACGCCGACGTGCTCATGGAGCGGCTGCGCGACCTCATCGACGCGGGCGCGACCGTGGTGGCCGCCGAGCACGAGATGCGGATCGTCGCCACCGCCGACCACGTCGTCGACCTGGGGCCCGGCGGCGGTGACGAGGGCGGCCGGGTGGTCGCCGCGGGCACCCCCGCCGAGGTGGCCGCCGTGCCCGGGAGCCGTACCGCCGCCTACCTCAAGGACCTCGTCCGGTGAGGTGAGGCCGCTCCGCCGGCGGGGCGGCGGATCGCCGTGTCGCCGGGTCGAGGAGGCGACACGGCGACGAGTCGACAAGGGGACGCGTCGACAGAGCGGTGGGTGGACAGAGCGGCGGATCGACCCGAGGAGGCGGCGCCTCCGACGAAGGTCGCAACCACGGTGACGATCCGCGCCCGATGTGCCCGGGGCACCGGTTTCGCGACGCTGGGACCACACCACCGGAAGGAGGGGTCCGTGATCCCCGCGAAGACCACAGCACCGCCGCGCGCACGCCGCGCCCCGGTCCCCCTGGCGGCCGCGGCCGCCGCCCTCGCCGTGCTCGCCTCGGCCTGCGCCGCGCCCGCGGACGGGGACGGCGCCCCGAACGACGGCGCCCCCGCGCCCGCGGCGGCGCCGCCCACCGCCGAGCTCACCGAGCAGGACGTCAACGCCTGGCTCGACGGGGTCGTCCCCGGGGCCCTCGACGTCTCGGGCATCCCCGGCGCCGTCGTCTCCGTCGTCCACGACGGGGAGATCCTCACCGTCCGCGGCTACGGGTACGCCGACACCGGCGCGGACGGGGGCGGACCCGTCCCGGTCGACCCGGAGGAGACCCTGTTCCGGGTCGCCTCGGTGTCCAAGCTCGTCACCGCGACCGCGGTGATGGGGCTGGTCCAGGAGGGCGCCCTCGACCTCGACACCGACGTGAACGAGTACCTCGACTTCACCCTCCCCACCCGGTTCGACGAGCCGGTCACCCTGCGGCACCTGCTGACGCACACCCCGGGGTTCGAGGAGCGGATCAAGGGCATGTTCCTCAGCGGCCAGGACTCCCCCGACCTGCGCTCCTACCTGGTCGAGGACCCGCCCGAGCAGGTGTACCCGCCGGGCACCGTGCCCGCCTACTCCAACTACGGCAACGCGCTGGCCGGGTACATCGTCGAGCGCACGGCCGGCGAGCCGTTCGAGGAGTACGTCGCGGAGACCGTGTTCGAGCCGCTCGGCATGGACTCCTCCACCTTCGCCCAGCCGCTCCCCGAGGGGTTCCGGGACCGGCTGGCCTCCGGGTACACCGACGACACCGGGCCCGCAGGGGAGTTCGAGACCGTCCCCGACGCCCCCGCGGGGGCGCTGACCACCTCCGCCCCCGACATGGCCCGGTTCATGCTCGCCCACCTGGGCGACCTCGAGGGGCTGGGGCTGGACGGGGACACCCTCGACCTCATGCACTCCCCGGCCCTGGGCGAGGACTCCCTGGGCACGCTCGCCGCGGGGCCGCGCATGGCCCTGGGGTTCTACCGGGAGGACCGCAACGGGCGGCCCGCGCTGGGGCACGGAGGGGACAGCATGTACTTCCACTCCCACCTGCAGATCCACCCCGAAGACGGCACCGGCGTCTTCGTGTCCTTCAACGGCGGCGGGTACCCGGACGGGCAGGGGTACTACCTGCGGGAGGAGATCACCGGCGGTTTCATGGACCGCTACCTGCCCCGGGAGGAGGGGCCCGCGGCCGGGACCGACACCGCCGCCGAACACGCCGCGATGGCGGACGGGAGCTACATCGGCACCCGCGCCGTCCAGAGCAACTTCCTGTCGGTGCTCGACCTCGTCGGCGGGCTGGAGGTCCGGGACCGCGGGGACGGCACCATCCTGGTCACCCCCGGCACCGCGAGCGGCCACCCCCAGGTGTACGAGGAGGTCGAGCCGTGGCTGTGGAGGGAGGTCGGCGGGCACCGGACGCTGTCCATGCGCGCCGAGGACGGCCGGGTGGAGGCGCTCGGGACCGACCCGGCGTCCGCGTTCCTGCGCGCCGGCCCCGGACACGTCGCGGCACCGGCGGTCCTGGCCTTCTCGCTGGCGGTCCTGCTCGTGGCCGTGCTCTCCTGGCCGGTCGGCGCGGTGGTGCGCCGGAGCCTGTCCCTGCCCGCGCGCGACCGGGCGGGGCGCACCGCCCGGGTCCTCACCCGGGCCGGCACGGCCTCGGCCCTGGCCGCCGCGGTCGGGTGGGTGCTGGTCCTGTCGTTCCTGATGGGGATGAACGAGGTGCCCGCG is a window of Nocardiopsis changdeensis DNA encoding:
- a CDS encoding ATP-binding cassette domain-containing protein, with the translated sequence MENTDAHIRVRGARVHNLRAVDVSLPRDALVAFTGVSGSGKSSIAFGTLYAEAQHRYLESVAPYARRLLQQLPAPDVDGITGLPPAVALAQARSVPSGRSTVGTLTAVSNSLRMLFSRAGTYPPGAEHLDSDSFSPNTAVGACPVCHGEGVEYEVTEGSLVPDPSLSIADGAIASWPGAWQGKNLRDILDTLGYDVHRPWRELPREEREWILFTDEQPVVTVHPVREAGRVQRPYQGTYSSARRLVLKAYASSASEARRERARSFMDERACRGCDGRRLNAAALRVTFAGRSIDELARMPLSALADLLAPWHDDPGPAGALVQDITARVGVLVELGLGYLGTARPAPTLSTGELQRIRLATQVRTALFGVVYVLDEPSAGLHPADCEALSGILRRLRDGGNTVCFVEHDMDIVRGADWVVDVGPGAGADGGRVLYSGPVPGLAEVGESVTRRYLFDPPVPERIGRTPSGTLELRGIDRNNLRGLDVDVPLGVFTAVTGVSGSGKSTLLGAIGEHAAARGRAVWVDQKPIGRTPRSNPATYTGLFDTVRRLFAGTDEAKALGYGPGRFSFNVPEGRCPTCEGEGFVSVELLFLPSTYAPCPDCGGARYNPDTLRVAYRGLTVAQVLDLSVDEALEFFARVPSVARSLDTLSAVGLGYLRLGQPATELSGGEAQRIKLAAELQRRTVADTVYLLDEPTTGLHPHDADVLMERLRDLIDAGATVVAAEHEMRIVATADHVVDLGPGGGDEGGRVVAAGTPAEVAAVPGSRTAAYLKDLVR
- a CDS encoding L,D-transpeptidase family protein; the encoded protein is MDPMRRSLMPRGASVALPALAAAAALAAATACSSAPDSPEEPSGTSGRAEEPAAPEGSYIATAVGDEVEVRSEPDGGEVVHTLASPNDFGADRTFLVRQVRGDWLEVLLPVRPNGSTGWIEADDVELTATEFRVEIDMSEFSFTVVEGGEELRTGPIGIGTSETPTPPGEYYFTELLQPSDPGGAYGAYAFGLSGHSDTLETFAGGPGQLAVHGTDDESGLGGEVSHGCIRVSNDDITWMAERLPLGTPVEITE
- a CDS encoding serine hydrolase domain-containing protein, with the translated sequence MIPAKTTAPPRARRAPVPLAAAAAALAVLASACAAPADGDGAPNDGAPAPAAAPPTAELTEQDVNAWLDGVVPGALDVSGIPGAVVSVVHDGEILTVRGYGYADTGADGGGPVPVDPEETLFRVASVSKLVTATAVMGLVQEGALDLDTDVNEYLDFTLPTRFDEPVTLRHLLTHTPGFEERIKGMFLSGQDSPDLRSYLVEDPPEQVYPPGTVPAYSNYGNALAGYIVERTAGEPFEEYVAETVFEPLGMDSSTFAQPLPEGFRDRLASGYTDDTGPAGEFETVPDAPAGALTTSAPDMARFMLAHLGDLEGLGLDGDTLDLMHSPALGEDSLGTLAAGPRMALGFYREDRNGRPALGHGGDSMYFHSHLQIHPEDGTGVFVSFNGGGYPDGQGYYLREEITGGFMDRYLPREEGPAAGTDTAAEHAAMADGSYIGTRAVQSNFLSVLDLVGGLEVRDRGDGTILVTPGTASGHPQVYEEVEPWLWREVGGHRTLSMRAEDGRVEALGTDPASAFLRAGPGHVAAPAVLAFSLAVLLVAVLSWPVGAVVRRSLSLPARDRAGRTARVLTRAGTASALAAAVGWVLVLSFLMGMNEVPAAVLLGLHGLQLLGALGVVPAAWSLAGDVRRRAGWKRYAAGALVLAALAGTAWFALSFGLLSFDPTY